A window of the Mucilaginibacter sp. cycad4 genome harbors these coding sequences:
- a CDS encoding DUF5916 domain-containing protein, with product MPLKRSCRLSAKTFLLIIICCITCFYASAQKKNAGYKYHIRRAASAINVDGIMNEQAWMQADSAGDFFMVLPMDTSKATVKTEVRMTYDDKNLYIIAINYNSVSGPYMVESLKRDFNFVKNDNFLIFMDPFDARTDGFSFGANAAGGQWDGSMYEGGKVDLSWDNRWYSAVKNYPDKWIWEASIPFKSIRYKKGIKEWGINFSRNDLKTAEKSSWTPIPRQFPTASLAYTGTLVWDEAPPTASSNVSIIPYALTGLSKDYQHNTKTEYKHEIGGDAKISVTPSLNLDLTVNPDFSQVDVDQQVINLNRYELFFPEKRQFFLENGDLFANFGYSDIRPFFSRRIGLNVPIDFGARLTGKLDKDWRIGAMDIQTGGSGGALQAPENYGIITLQRRILDRSNIAFLFVNKDATANIPGTNTGSTAYNRNIGAEFNLASRSNIWTGKVLALKSFTPGVSGHDYVVSDHFQYLSKYWTLYMQEEYVGKNYNAEVGYVPRVGYVKLSPLLLRNFFPKQGNILSHGIQLTSNYFFDESFHRTDNESILSYLITFRNRATLSVSGINDYVRLLRPYDPTNIGKGLLPTGSEHNWNTIDVQFVSKPQNVFTYLLEASHGGYYDKGVRNSITSLIGYRFQPYVNIAINTSFNDLRLPQPFGHNTFWLVGPKIDVTFTNSLYFTTYVQYNEQIDNININTRLQWRYKPASDLFIVYGDNTTPSPYTVKNRQLTLKWTYWCNL from the coding sequence ATGCCCCTAAAACGCTCCTGCCGGCTTTCGGCGAAAACATTCTTGCTTATCATCATATGCTGTATAACCTGCTTTTATGCATCGGCTCAGAAAAAGAACGCGGGGTACAAATACCATATCCGCAGGGCCGCTTCGGCTATTAATGTTGACGGGATAATGAATGAGCAAGCCTGGATGCAGGCCGATTCGGCGGGTGATTTTTTTATGGTGCTGCCGATGGATACCAGCAAGGCTACTGTTAAAACCGAGGTACGGATGACCTACGATGATAAAAACCTGTACATCATAGCTATCAATTATAATTCGGTATCAGGGCCTTACATGGTTGAATCGTTAAAACGTGATTTCAATTTTGTAAAAAATGATAACTTCCTGATCTTCATGGACCCTTTTGATGCCCGTACGGATGGCTTTAGTTTTGGCGCCAACGCGGCAGGAGGGCAGTGGGATGGTAGCATGTATGAAGGCGGCAAGGTTGACTTGAGCTGGGATAACCGCTGGTATTCGGCAGTAAAAAATTATCCTGATAAATGGATCTGGGAAGCATCCATCCCATTTAAAAGTATCCGTTATAAAAAAGGTATAAAGGAATGGGGGATCAACTTTAGCCGTAATGATCTCAAGACTGCCGAAAAATCAAGCTGGACGCCCATCCCACGTCAATTCCCTACGGCCTCACTGGCTTATACAGGCACGCTTGTTTGGGACGAAGCACCCCCAACTGCCAGCAGCAACGTATCTATAATCCCATATGCACTCACCGGTTTATCCAAAGATTACCAGCACAATACGAAAACCGAATATAAACACGAAATAGGGGGAGATGCCAAGATCTCTGTAACGCCATCCCTTAATCTCGATTTAACAGTCAATCCCGATTTTTCACAGGTGGATGTTGATCAACAAGTAATTAACCTGAACAGGTACGAACTTTTCTTCCCCGAAAAACGGCAGTTCTTTTTAGAGAACGGCGATCTTTTTGCCAATTTCGGTTATTCTGACATCCGCCCGTTCTTTTCAAGGCGGATAGGGTTAAATGTTCCTATTGATTTTGGAGCAAGGCTTACAGGCAAACTGGATAAGGACTGGCGTATAGGCGCTATGGATATTCAAACAGGCGGCTCAGGCGGCGCATTGCAGGCACCGGAAAATTATGGGATAATTACCCTCCAAAGGCGAATCCTTGATCGGTCGAACATCGCTTTCCTCTTTGTTAATAAAGACGCTACTGCCAACATCCCGGGCACCAATACAGGCTCAACTGCTTATAACCGTAATATTGGCGCCGAGTTTAACCTTGCATCGCGCAGCAATATCTGGACGGGCAAAGTACTTGCTCTTAAATCATTTACACCAGGTGTGAGCGGGCATGACTACGTGGTATCCGATCATTTTCAATACCTGAGCAAATATTGGACGTTGTATATGCAGGAGGAGTACGTAGGTAAAAACTACAATGCCGAAGTGGGCTATGTGCCCCGTGTTGGTTATGTGAAGTTAAGCCCGCTGTTACTCCGTAACTTTTTTCCTAAGCAGGGTAATATTCTGAGCCATGGCATCCAGCTTACCTCCAATTACTTTTTTGATGAGTCCTTTCACCGTACTGATAATGAAAGTATCCTGTCATATTTGATCACATTCCGTAACCGGGCAACGCTGTCAGTATCCGGCATAAATGATTATGTGCGCCTCCTGAGGCCTTATGATCCAACCAATATCGGTAAAGGTTTATTACCTACCGGCTCTGAGCATAACTGGAATACTATTGATGTGCAGTTTGTATCCAAGCCGCAAAATGTGTTTACCTATTTGCTGGAAGCATCGCACGGGGGGTATTATGATAAGGGCGTACGCAATAGCATTACAAGTTTAATAGGTTATCGTTTTCAGCCTTATGTAAATATCGCTATCAATACCTCCTTCAATGATTTAAGGTTACCGCAGCCATTTGGCCATAATACGTTCTGGCTGGTGGGGCCAAAGATTGATGTTACCTTCACAAATAGCTTGTACTTTACCACCTATGTACAATACAATGAGCAGATTGATAACATCAACATTAATACCCGCCTGCAATGGCGCTATAAACCTGCGTCAGACCTGTTTATTGTTTATGGCGATAATACTACGCCATCACCGTATACAGTAAAAAACAGACAGTTAACATTAAAATGGACGTACTGGTGTAACTTATAA
- a CDS encoding M20 family metallo-hydrolase: MTETSNLFQLAVTLLQQLISIPSFSKEEDRTADLINEFLQSHGVTTHRKLNNIWAWNKHFDPAKETILLNSHHDTVKPNSGYTRDPYDAKIEDGKLYGLGSNDAGGCLVSLIAVFLYFHDKENLKYNFCLATTAEEEISGVNGLELIIPDLGQLSFGIVGEPTLMQLAIAERGLMVLDCTAHGRAGHAAREEGENAIYKALTDIEWFRTFKFPKESEVFGPIKMSVTIINAGSQHNVVPASCVYTVDVRVTDAYRNEEVLEIIREHVASDVKPRSIRLKPSSIPKEHPIVQAGIALGRITYGSPTTSDQSLLDIPSIKVGPGDSARSHTADEFVYVDEIRYGIELYIKMLESIN; encoded by the coding sequence ATGACTGAAACAAGCAATTTATTTCAACTGGCAGTAACATTACTGCAACAACTGATATCCATTCCATCGTTTAGTAAAGAGGAAGACCGCACGGCCGATCTGATCAACGAATTTTTGCAGTCGCACGGGGTAACTACTCATCGTAAGCTTAACAACATCTGGGCCTGGAACAAACATTTTGATCCGGCTAAAGAAACTATTCTCCTTAACTCACACCATGATACCGTTAAACCCAATTCGGGCTATACACGCGATCCTTACGATGCCAAAATTGAAGACGGTAAATTATATGGCCTTGGCAGTAATGATGCCGGGGGGTGCCTTGTTTCGCTTATAGCGGTATTTCTTTATTTTCACGATAAGGAAAACCTGAAATATAATTTCTGCCTGGCGACTACCGCCGAAGAAGAAATTTCAGGCGTAAACGGCCTGGAACTGATCATTCCCGATTTGGGCCAATTATCTTTTGGTATAGTAGGTGAACCAACCCTGATGCAGTTGGCAATTGCCGAACGTGGTTTAATGGTGTTGGATTGCACCGCTCACGGCCGTGCCGGCCATGCCGCCCGTGAAGAAGGGGAGAATGCTATTTACAAAGCTTTAACTGATATTGAGTGGTTCCGTACTTTTAAATTCCCGAAAGAATCGGAAGTTTTTGGGCCGATAAAAATGTCGGTTACCATTATCAATGCCGGTTCACAACACAACGTTGTGCCTGCCAGCTGTGTGTATACCGTTGATGTGCGGGTTACCGATGCGTACCGCAATGAAGAAGTATTGGAGATTATCCGCGAACATGTTGCCAGCGATGTTAAGCCACGTTCTATCAGGTTAAAACCATCATCTATCCCTAAAGAACATCCCATAGTTCAGGCTGGGATAGCACTTGGCCGTATCACTTATGGCTCACCAACCACATCAGATCAATCATTGCTGGATATCCCATCCATAAAAGTTGGCCCTGGTGATTCTGCACGCTCACATACAGCCGATGAGTTTGTTTATGTAGATGAGATCAGGTATGGTATTGAATTGTATATTAAGATGCTGGAGAGTATTAATTAG
- a CDS encoding MFS transporter: protein MNEIKSPVPQTTGGRIRSIIGGSLGNLVEWYDWYAYTAFSLYFSDAFFPSDNQTVQLLNTAGIFAIGFLMRPIGGWVMGTFADKRGRKTALTFSVLLMSVGSLIIAITPGYKSIGVAAPILLVLARIIQGLSVGGEYGTSATYLSEMATKKHRGFYSSFQYVTLIMGQLLALGVLVLLQRAFLSEKQLHDWGWRIPFGIGAILAVTTMYLRRSLQESASFDKESKKADALNGTIKALTQHPKAVFTVIGLTIGGTLAFYTFTTYMQKFLVNTSGFSKSAATLVSTLTLAVFMVIQPLFGLLSDKIGRKPLLIGFGILGTLCTIPIMTLLSHTKDVWVAFALILCALIIVSGYTSINAVVKAELFPANVRALGVGFPYAIAVSLFGGTAEYIALWFKNEHHAQWFYWYVTVCIALSLILYITMNDTRKHSKMEDE, encoded by the coding sequence ATGAATGAAATAAAATCACCAGTACCCCAAACCACGGGCGGGCGCATCAGGTCCATCATAGGCGGGTCATTGGGTAACCTGGTTGAATGGTACGACTGGTATGCTTACACAGCTTTTTCCCTTTATTTTTCGGATGCTTTTTTTCCTTCAGATAATCAAACGGTACAGCTTTTAAACACAGCAGGTATTTTTGCCATCGGGTTTTTAATGCGCCCTATAGGCGGCTGGGTAATGGGGACTTTTGCTGATAAACGAGGCCGTAAAACAGCGCTTACATTTTCGGTATTGCTCATGAGCGTAGGTTCCCTCATTATTGCCATAACACCGGGTTACAAATCCATCGGTGTTGCTGCACCTATACTGCTGGTTTTGGCCCGCATTATCCAGGGCCTGAGCGTAGGAGGGGAGTATGGAACCAGCGCCACCTATTTGAGCGAAATGGCTACAAAAAAGCACCGGGGTTTTTATTCGAGCTTTCAATATGTAACGCTCATTATGGGGCAATTGCTGGCGCTGGGTGTGCTGGTTTTGTTGCAAAGGGCTTTTTTATCCGAAAAGCAATTGCATGACTGGGGCTGGCGCATCCCGTTTGGAATAGGGGCAATACTGGCTGTCACCACGATGTATTTAAGGCGGAGCTTACAGGAATCGGCATCGTTTGATAAAGAAAGTAAAAAAGCCGATGCCTTGAATGGTACTATAAAAGCTTTAACACAGCACCCTAAAGCTGTTTTTACGGTAATAGGATTAACCATTGGCGGTACGCTGGCATTTTACACCTTTACCACCTATATGCAAAAGTTTCTGGTTAATACCTCCGGCTTTAGTAAAAGTGCCGCTACGCTGGTTTCCACCTTAACATTGGCTGTATTTATGGTGATACAACCTTTATTTGGCTTGCTGTCGGATAAAATTGGCCGTAAACCATTGCTGATTGGTTTCGGTATATTAGGAACGCTTTGCACTATTCCTATCATGACCTTGTTAAGCCATACTAAAGATGTTTGGGTTGCATTTGCGCTTATTCTTTGCGCGCTGATCATTGTAAGCGGCTATACCTCCATTAATGCTGTTGTAAAGGCCGAACTCTTTCCGGCCAACGTACGCGCCCTGGGTGTAGGTTTCCCTTATGCAATAGCCGTGTCCCTGTTTGGCGGCACTGCCGAATATATTGCCCTGTGGTTCAAAAATGAACATCATGCGCAATGGTTTTACTGGTATGTAACTGTTTGTATTGCACTATCGTTGATTTTATATATCACCATGAATGATACCCGCAAACATTCAAAAATGGAAGATGAGTAA
- a CDS encoding DUF2851 family protein has protein sequence MLFTEDFLHYIWKFRLFERENLQTVDGEELEVFSAGLHNSDSGPDFHNARIRIGETVWAGNVEVHLSASDWQKHGHTNDGAYDNVILHVVYRNDTQLFLPNGRKVPTLELQSRISEELYNKYHKLVFGNQTFIPCEAGIATVDGITMQNWLTRVLVERMEKRSANVAAALALNKGDWEETFYQFLAANFGFKVNALPFELMAKSLPQLILAKNKNSPMQIEALIFGQAGFLEGEFKDDYPLKLQKEYEYLRKKYNLKPIENHLWKFMRLRPQNFPTIRLAQFAALIVQANHLLSKILEIKEVKALRGLFTEIKVNEYWEDHYRFDVQSKPSSKNMGDGSVDILLLNTVVLFLFSYGKQHQQQYYISRSLKLLENLPAEKNNIITDFVNLGVKIDTAFESQALLELKNNYCNYKKCLQCGVGNKILKLA, from the coding sequence ATGCTTTTCACAGAAGATTTTTTGCATTACATCTGGAAATTCAGGCTTTTTGAGCGCGAAAACCTGCAAACTGTGGATGGTGAGGAACTGGAGGTCTTTTCGGCAGGACTGCATAATTCAGATTCGGGGCCCGATTTTCATAATGCGAGGATCCGCATTGGAGAAACGGTTTGGGCGGGCAATGTAGAAGTACACCTTTCTGCGTCCGACTGGCAAAAGCATGGTCATACCAATGATGGCGCTTATGATAATGTGATATTACACGTAGTTTATCGTAACGATACGCAGCTGTTTTTACCAAACGGGCGCAAAGTTCCGACGCTTGAACTGCAAAGCCGCATCAGTGAAGAGCTTTACAACAAATACCATAAACTGGTTTTCGGCAACCAGACTTTTATACCCTGCGAAGCTGGTATTGCAACTGTTGATGGCATCACCATGCAAAACTGGCTTACCCGTGTATTGGTGGAAAGGATGGAAAAACGATCTGCCAATGTAGCGGCTGCTCTGGCGCTTAATAAAGGTGACTGGGAGGAAACTTTTTACCAGTTTTTAGCCGCAAACTTTGGCTTTAAAGTAAACGCCCTGCCGTTTGAGCTAATGGCTAAATCGCTGCCGCAGCTTATCCTCGCCAAAAACAAAAACAGCCCTATGCAAATTGAAGCTTTGATATTTGGGCAGGCAGGCTTTTTAGAGGGCGAATTTAAAGATGATTATCCCCTGAAACTTCAAAAGGAGTATGAATATCTGCGTAAAAAATACAACCTTAAACCGATAGAAAACCATCTGTGGAAGTTTATGCGGCTACGGCCCCAAAACTTTCCAACCATCAGGCTGGCTCAATTTGCGGCGCTTATTGTTCAAGCAAACCACCTGTTATCTAAAATATTAGAAATTAAAGAGGTAAAAGCACTGCGTGGTTTATTTACAGAAATTAAAGTAAACGAATACTGGGAAGATCATTACCGTTTTGATGTACAATCCAAACCATCATCAAAAAACATGGGCGATGGTTCTGTTGATATTTTGCTGCTTAATACAGTGGTTTTGTTCCTGTTTAGTTACGGCAAGCAGCATCAGCAGCAATATTATATTAGCCGCAGTCTTAAATTATTAGAAAATTTGCCGGCCGAAAAAAACAATATTATCACCGATTTTGTTAACTTAGGAGTGAAAATTGATACTGCGTTTGAATCACAGGCATTGCTTGAATTAAAAAATAATTACTGCAATTATAAGAAATGCCTGCAATGCGGCGTTGGTAATAAGATACTAAAACTGGCCTGA
- a CDS encoding PspC domain-containing protein, with amino-acid sequence MLQRILTFFERYSFGVCTYLGERFNISISKIRLFFIYSSFLAVGFPLIFYFFAGIVLDIRNFIKRKHTGVTDL; translated from the coding sequence ATGCTACAGCGAATACTTACTTTTTTTGAACGGTACTCTTTTGGTGTATGCACCTACCTTGGCGAACGCTTTAATATTTCGATCTCCAAGATCCGGCTTTTCTTTATTTACTCCTCATTCCTGGCTGTGGGCTTTCCGCTTATATTTTACTTTTTCGCAGGTATCGTATTGGATATCAGGAATTTTATTAAACGCAAGCATACCGGGGTTACTGATCTTTAA
- a CDS encoding DUF1493 family protein, whose product MEEILPPLKEFIVDYCNRYKIHKVDPRSLNLDTSIDLDLDIFDIEIDLFLADFAEQFNIDPSKFSWYKYGYPKGSTRVKVIKLMFGYNTTWVKQLAQYCYTPKFKVRNLQDAVKTGKLV is encoded by the coding sequence ATGGAAGAGATACTGCCACCCTTAAAAGAATTTATAGTTGATTATTGCAACAGGTATAAGATCCATAAGGTTGATCCGCGCAGCCTGAACCTCGATACCAGTATCGATCTTGATCTGGATATTTTTGATATTGAGATAGACCTTTTTCTTGCCGATTTTGCCGAACAGTTCAATATAGATCCATCTAAATTCAGTTGGTATAAATATGGCTATCCCAAAGGTTCAACCCGGGTGAAAGTTATTAAACTGATGTTTGGCTACAATACTACGTGGGTTAAACAATTGGCCCAATATTGCTATACGCCTAAATTTAAGGTACGCAATTTGCAGGATGCTGTTAAAACGGGTAAACTGGTTTAA
- a CDS encoding HAD family hydrolase, whose product MNLKVIAFDADDTLWVNEPYFQSTEERFCSLLENFSPQHTISKELFKVEVDNLPLYGYGIKGYILSMIEAALSISEKNISVDVVETILQYGKDMLNQPIELLNEVEHVLSSLKDHYRLVVATKGDLLDQERKLKKSGLAHYFHHIEIMSDKKEDDYIKLIKHLDINPDEFMMIGNSLKSDVMPVINIGGHAVHVPYHTTWAHEHVETVLTHENFKQVDKISEVLEFVLKARVRKSESP is encoded by the coding sequence ATGAACCTAAAAGTAATTGCCTTTGATGCCGATGATACCCTTTGGGTAAATGAGCCGTATTTTCAAAGTACAGAAGAAAGATTTTGCAGCCTGCTCGAAAATTTTTCACCTCAGCATACCATTTCCAAAGAGCTTTTTAAGGTTGAGGTTGATAACCTGCCGCTTTATGGCTACGGGATTAAAGGCTATATCCTTAGCATGATAGAAGCGGCGCTAAGTATTTCTGAAAAAAATATCAGCGTTGATGTAGTGGAAACCATATTGCAATATGGCAAGGATATGCTTAATCAACCGATAGAGCTACTAAACGAGGTAGAACATGTTCTATCCTCACTAAAAGACCATTACAGGCTGGTGGTTGCTACCAAAGGCGATCTGCTTGACCAGGAACGCAAGCTAAAAAAATCGGGGCTGGCACATTACTTTCACCATATCGAGATCATGAGCGATAAAAAAGAGGATGATTATATCAAGCTGATCAAACACCTTGACATCAATCCCGATGAATTTATGATGATCGGTAATTCCTTAAAATCGGATGTGATGCCGGTGATCAATATCGGCGGTCACGCTGTTCACGTCCCATATCATACAACATGGGCACACGAACATGTGGAGACCGTTTTAACTCACGAAAACTTTAAACAGGTGGATAAGATCAGTGAGGTCTTGGAGTTTGTTTTGAAGGCCAGAGTCCGAAAG